One genomic segment of Chitinophaga parva includes these proteins:
- a CDS encoding TolC family protein — MKHLLLTAGLLLAAISSSLAQSPLLEQLTRQGLQSNLALQRQNQNLEKAQLSLQEAKGLFYPSLSFLSDYNYANGGRKIDLPLGDLFNPIYNSLNQLQQGTKFSNIPNQKVLFLPNNFQDTRLQASMALVNTEIWYNYKIHKEMISQQQAQINVYKRNLVKDIKTAYYNYLNTLRQQNIFSNAANLLQEQYRNTMSLVNNGKMLRGNLLKVTADINKNQAQLTAATNNIQVAQAYLNFLLNRPLDTPLTADSSVYNEPGLDTVTAIREEVLAQRDELKVLQSGISQTQLYVKMKRADKLPTLSTFIDGGYQGTGYHFNADQRYVFGGVSLKWTLFNGYQRKSQLKQAEVDLSSLQNEMEETQQQLRLQLTTANTNLHNAQARLESARASLDATTEYYREMKVRYKEGLVLLVELSDAFTQLVNSQLAYQLSLTEVLTRKAELEQVTAAYPL, encoded by the coding sequence ATGAAACACTTATTGCTCACCGCCGGGCTGCTCCTCGCCGCCATCAGCAGCAGCCTGGCCCAAAGCCCGCTCCTGGAGCAGCTTACAAGACAAGGGCTGCAAAGCAACCTGGCCTTGCAGCGGCAAAACCAAAACCTGGAAAAAGCCCAACTCTCCCTCCAGGAAGCCAAAGGCCTCTTTTACCCATCCCTCTCATTCCTCTCAGATTACAACTACGCCAATGGTGGCCGCAAAATAGACCTGCCCCTCGGCGACTTGTTCAATCCCATTTACAACTCCCTCAACCAACTGCAGCAAGGCACCAAATTCTCCAACATCCCCAACCAAAAGGTGCTCTTCCTGCCCAACAACTTCCAGGACACCCGCCTGCAAGCCAGTATGGCCCTCGTTAATACGGAGATATGGTACAACTACAAGATCCATAAAGAAATGATCTCCCAGCAACAGGCCCAGATCAACGTATACAAACGCAACCTCGTAAAGGACATCAAAACGGCTTACTACAACTATCTTAATACCCTGCGTCAGCAAAACATTTTTTCCAACGCCGCCAACCTGCTGCAGGAGCAATACCGTAACACAATGTCGCTGGTGAACAATGGCAAAATGCTGCGGGGCAATCTCCTCAAAGTAACGGCCGACATCAATAAGAACCAGGCCCAGCTCACCGCCGCTACCAACAACATCCAGGTGGCCCAGGCTTATCTCAACTTCCTGCTGAACCGCCCCCTGGACACGCCGCTCACCGCGGACTCCAGCGTGTACAATGAACCGGGGCTTGATACGGTAACGGCTATACGCGAAGAAGTGCTGGCCCAGCGCGATGAACTGAAAGTACTGCAAAGCGGCATTTCCCAAACGCAGCTCTATGTAAAAATGAAACGCGCGGATAAACTGCCCACACTCTCCACTTTTATTGACGGTGGTTACCAGGGCACCGGTTATCATTTCAATGCAGACCAGCGCTACGTGTTTGGCGGTGTGTCATTGAAATGGACCCTCTTTAATGGCTACCAGCGCAAATCCCAACTGAAACAGGCGGAAGTGGATCTCAGCTCCCTGCAAAATGAAATGGAGGAAACCCAGCAGCAGCTTCGGCTCCAGCTTACTACCGCCAATACAAACCTGCACAATGCGCAGGCCCGGCTGGAAAGCGCCCGTGCCAGCCTGGATGCCACCACGGAGTACTATCGCGAAATGAAAGTACGCTACAAAGAAGGCCTGGTGCTCCTGGTAGAGCTGAGCGACGCATTTACCCAACTGGTGAACAGCCAGCTGGCCTACCAACTTTCCCTTACTGAAGTGCTCACCCGCAAAGCGGAACTGGAACAGGTTACCGCCGCTTATCCTTTATAA
- a CDS encoding TetR/AcrR family transcriptional regulator produces MGIAERKDRERQEMRTKILEAAAAMFVQDGYEKTSLRGIAEKIEYSVGTIYLYFKDKTEVFHALMTQGFEMLLEKFRQMPCDPEKDPLACLRDIAKLYMSFANDNPAYYDLMFVMRKPMEMVHDEADFQTGTAAFQTLQAIVDACIAKNLIRYDSPEMGALLCWATLHGIISLYIRKRLIMIECKIIDEDKIDEFLDQAVDAYLKAVIK; encoded by the coding sequence ATGGGCATCGCCGAACGAAAAGACCGCGAACGACAGGAAATGCGCACCAAGATATTGGAAGCCGCCGCCGCCATGTTCGTACAAGACGGTTACGAAAAAACCTCCCTCCGCGGCATCGCCGAAAAAATAGAATACAGTGTAGGCACCATCTATCTCTATTTCAAGGATAAAACAGAAGTCTTTCACGCCCTCATGACACAGGGCTTTGAAATGCTCCTGGAAAAATTCCGCCAGATGCCCTGCGATCCCGAAAAGGATCCACTTGCCTGTCTCCGTGACATCGCCAAGCTATACATGAGTTTTGCCAACGACAATCCCGCCTATTATGATCTGATGTTCGTAATGCGCAAACCCATGGAAATGGTACATGACGAGGCTGATTTTCAAACCGGCACCGCTGCCTTTCAAACACTGCAAGCCATCGTAGACGCGTGCATCGCCAAAAACCTGATCCGCTACGATAGCCCCGAAATGGGTGCCCTGCTTTGCTGGGCCACCCTGCACGGCATCATATCGCTCTATATCCGCAAACGCCTTATCATGATAGAGTGTAAGATTATTGACGAGGATAAAATTGACGAATTCCTGGATCAGGCAGTAGATGCGTACCTGAAGGCCGTCATCAAATAG
- a CDS encoding efflux RND transporter permease subunit, translating into MRITQFSVKNYQFTIVIFLMVLALGLTSLLNMPRGEDPPFKAPRFTIIAVYPGTSPNDMEKLVSKPIEDKLHELSDIKRIRTDINDGLSVTDLEFDYSTNADDKYNEVVRELNSIRTTLPEALLSLDVKKAESSNVNTYQLALVSQRATYKQLWDVADALKTQLEKVKELKKVEIHGYPQQQIRVSVDLEKMAQQHLSLPRIIAALQAGAQNIPGGSIDAGGKKFNIKTNGDYTSIDDIRNTVIAAAGDKMVLLGDIADVRMDDEEPSYLARFNGQRCVYITANEKERTNILANNKAVEPLISAFKKTLPGNMALYEGFVQAQDVQKRLSHFGRDFIIAILLVAVTLIPLGWRASSVVMISIPLSIAIGLFMLQMLGYTINQLSIVGMVVALGLLVDDSIVVIENIERYLRQGATPLRAAIDATKQISVAVVGCTAILIVSFLPILFLPEGAGDFIRSLPMAVVTTVIASLFVSLTIVPFLSRLILRPHAHPEGNIVLRKLQQLINGSYRRLLNRALAKPYWTLGFAVTLFIAACMLFKVVGFGLFPRSEKPMFLVNIETPLGTSLDKTDSVARFVEAELRRHPDIQNVFSNTGKGNPAVYYNQAQHSEASNFAQLFIRLHPLEVPEMERLVDTLRGRFDHYADAKIEVKQFEQGPLQEAPIAIRLFGDNLDTLRNLSGRVEELMHRTPGTIYVNNPLQTYKTDLHLQINKDKAALLGIQTSDIDRMVRMGIAGLNVAQYKDEKGDNYFINVSLPRDQHQTLDAFNKIYIPTPAGAMVPLNQLATLEFETSVPQIKHYNKNRYALVTSFVKNGFNTAVTTQKIEEGLKAMQFPNGYGYMMAGEVESSQESFGNLGTIIVITIFAFLGILLLEFKTFKSTLIVLSVIPLGIVGTVAILLITGNTLSFISVIGIIALAGIEVKNSILLVDYTNQLRAGGMGLDEAIQEAGETRFLPIILTTLTAIGGLIPLVLERSPLYSPLAWVLVGGLISSTVLTRLVTPVMYKLLKPKVHHD; encoded by the coding sequence ATGCGCATTACCCAATTTTCTGTAAAGAACTACCAGTTCACCATCGTGATCTTTCTCATGGTACTGGCGCTTGGGCTGACTTCCTTATTGAACATGCCAAGAGGGGAAGACCCTCCTTTCAAAGCCCCGCGCTTTACCATCATCGCCGTGTATCCCGGCACCAGTCCGAACGACATGGAGAAGCTGGTGTCCAAACCTATAGAAGACAAGCTGCATGAGCTCTCCGATATAAAACGCATCCGTACGGACATCAATGACGGCCTGTCTGTGACGGACCTGGAATTTGACTACAGCACCAATGCGGACGACAAGTACAATGAAGTGGTACGGGAACTGAACAGCATCCGCACCACCCTGCCGGAAGCCCTACTGAGCCTGGATGTGAAGAAGGCGGAGTCGTCCAATGTGAATACTTACCAGCTGGCACTGGTGAGCCAGCGCGCCACTTACAAACAACTCTGGGATGTGGCAGATGCACTCAAAACCCAGCTGGAAAAAGTAAAGGAGCTGAAGAAAGTGGAGATCCACGGCTATCCACAGCAGCAGATCCGCGTATCGGTAGACCTGGAAAAAATGGCCCAGCAGCATTTGTCGCTACCCCGCATCATCGCTGCGTTACAGGCTGGGGCACAGAACATTCCCGGTGGCAGTATTGACGCTGGTGGTAAGAAGTTCAACATCAAAACAAACGGTGATTATACCAGCATCGATGATATCCGCAACACGGTGATCGCTGCTGCCGGTGATAAGATGGTGCTCCTCGGCGACATTGCCGATGTACGCATGGATGATGAAGAACCCAGCTACCTGGCGCGTTTCAACGGACAGCGTTGCGTGTACATCACGGCTAACGAGAAAGAGCGTACGAATATCCTGGCTAATAACAAAGCGGTAGAGCCCCTGATCAGCGCGTTTAAGAAAACACTGCCGGGCAACATGGCCCTGTACGAAGGTTTTGTACAGGCCCAGGATGTACAGAAGCGGCTGTCTCACTTTGGGCGCGATTTTATCATTGCCATTCTCCTCGTGGCGGTTACCCTTATCCCGCTGGGCTGGCGTGCATCTTCCGTGGTGATGATCTCTATCCCGTTGTCTATTGCCATTGGCTTATTTATGCTGCAGATGCTGGGTTACACCATTAACCAGTTAAGCATTGTAGGCATGGTGGTAGCTTTAGGCCTGCTGGTGGACGATAGTATTGTGGTGATCGAGAACATAGAACGTTACCTGCGCCAGGGCGCCACCCCGCTGCGTGCCGCGATAGACGCCACGAAGCAGATCAGTGTAGCAGTAGTAGGATGTACAGCTATCCTTATTGTAAGTTTTTTACCCATCCTGTTCCTGCCGGAAGGCGCAGGTGATTTTATCCGCAGCCTGCCCATGGCCGTGGTGACCACCGTGATCGCATCGCTGTTTGTTTCACTCACCATCGTGCCCTTTCTGTCCCGCCTTATTTTGCGCCCGCATGCACACCCGGAGGGTAATATTGTGCTGCGCAAGCTGCAGCAACTGATCAATGGTTCTTACCGCCGCCTGCTAAACAGGGCCCTTGCAAAACCTTACTGGACGCTGGGTTTCGCGGTTACACTGTTCATTGCGGCGTGTATGTTGTTCAAGGTGGTGGGCTTCGGGTTGTTCCCGCGTTCTGAAAAGCCCATGTTCCTGGTGAATATTGAAACACCCCTGGGCACCAGCCTGGATAAAACGGATAGCGTGGCCCGTTTTGTAGAAGCGGAACTGCGCCGGCACCCGGATATACAGAACGTATTTTCCAACACCGGCAAGGGCAACCCCGCCGTGTATTACAACCAGGCGCAGCACAGTGAGGCTTCCAATTTTGCACAGTTGTTCATCCGCCTGCACCCGCTGGAAGTGCCGGAGATGGAACGTTTGGTAGATACCCTGCGCGGCCGTTTTGACCACTATGCAGATGCAAAGATCGAAGTGAAACAATTTGAACAAGGTCCCCTGCAGGAAGCACCTATTGCCATCCGCCTGTTTGGAGATAACCTGGATACTTTGCGCAACCTCAGCGGCCGCGTGGAAGAGCTGATGCACCGCACCCCGGGTACCATCTACGTGAATAACCCGCTGCAAACGTATAAAACAGACCTGCACCTGCAGATCAATAAAGACAAAGCCGCGCTGCTGGGCATCCAGACCAGTGATATAGACCGCATGGTGCGCATGGGCATAGCCGGCCTGAATGTGGCGCAGTATAAAGACGAGAAGGGAGATAACTACTTTATCAACGTATCATTGCCCCGCGACCAGCACCAGACGCTGGACGCCTTTAACAAGATCTATATTCCCACGCCGGCCGGCGCCATGGTACCGCTCAACCAGCTGGCCACCCTGGAGTTTGAGACGTCCGTGCCCCAGATCAAGCATTATAATAAGAACCGCTATGCACTGGTGACCAGCTTTGTGAAGAACGGGTTTAACACCGCAGTGACCACGCAAAAGATCGAAGAAGGACTGAAGGCAATGCAATTCCCTAACGGCTACGGCTATATGATGGCGGGCGAAGTGGAAAGCAGCCAGGAAAGCTTTGGCAACCTGGGCACCATCATCGTGATCACCATCTTTGCTTTCCTGGGCATCCTGCTGCTGGAATTCAAGACCTTCAAAAGCACACTGATCGTGCTGTCTGTGATCCCCCTGGGTATTGTGGGCACAGTGGCCATCCTGCTCATTACCGGCAATACACTTTCCTTCATTTCCGTGATCGGCATCATCGCACTGGCAGGCATTGAAGTGAAGAACAGCATCCTGCTGGTAGACTATACTAACCAGCTCAGAGCCGGCGGCATGGGGCTGGACGAGGCCATCCAGGAAGCAGGGGAGACGCGCTTTTTGCCTATCATCCTCACCACGCTTACCGCCATTGGCGGCCTTATTCCCCTGGTGCTGGAACGCAGCCCACTGTACTCACCGCTTGCATGGGTACTGGTGGGAGGCCTGATCAGTTCTACCGTACTTACCCGCCTGGTAACACCGGTGATGTACAAACTGCTCAAACCAAAGGTGCACCACGATTAA
- a CDS encoding formylglycine-generating enzyme family protein translates to MHRQHIWLAIAAILAGGCHHPSSKTTNIDSSGKTASGVECINPASRSAMIQAAGKGSSSQLVAGPSATEKIVLDTTHWPARPWPAGMVWIPAGTYTMGGVGGEARKDEFPLHAVKILGFWMDKTEITVGEFKRFVKATGFITEAEKTPQWDQLKQQLPPGTPEPAPGTLVPGGMVFTQTDGPVPLDNYARWWRYVPGANWRHPNGPQSDVWSTAQFDNHPVTQVCWYDALAYCKWAHKRLPSEAEWEYACRGGLEGKEFEWGDDAPSATNIRANLWEGEFPYKNYKRDGYELSAPVMSYSPNRYGLYDMIGNVWEWCSDWYRPDTYAKSQAGVTDPLGPKDAYDPDEPYAQKKVIRGGSFLCNINYCASYRPSARMKTDPYTGENHTGFRAVMSDGDWRSSMKLVAMK, encoded by the coding sequence ATGCACCGACAACACATCTGGCTTGCAATAGCCGCGATACTGGCAGGTGGTTGCCATCATCCTTCTTCCAAAACTACCAACATTGATTCCAGCGGCAAAACCGCTTCCGGCGTGGAATGCATCAACCCTGCCTCCCGCTCTGCCATGATACAGGCAGCCGGCAAAGGTAGCAGCAGCCAGTTGGTAGCCGGGCCATCCGCCACGGAAAAAATTGTACTCGATACGACCCACTGGCCGGCCAGACCCTGGCCCGCCGGCATGGTGTGGATCCCCGCCGGCACCTATACCATGGGCGGTGTGGGCGGAGAAGCGCGTAAGGATGAATTTCCCCTGCATGCCGTAAAGATCCTGGGCTTCTGGATGGATAAAACGGAGATCACCGTGGGGGAATTTAAACGCTTTGTAAAGGCCACCGGCTTTATAACTGAAGCAGAGAAAACCCCGCAGTGGGACCAGCTGAAACAACAACTGCCACCCGGCACACCGGAGCCCGCGCCTGGCACCCTGGTGCCGGGTGGTATGGTATTTACCCAGACAGATGGCCCCGTGCCGCTGGACAACTACGCCCGCTGGTGGCGCTACGTACCGGGAGCCAACTGGCGCCACCCCAACGGCCCGCAGAGCGATGTATGGAGCACCGCGCAGTTTGACAACCATCCCGTCACCCAGGTATGCTGGTACGATGCCCTGGCCTATTGCAAATGGGCCCACAAGCGCCTGCCCAGCGAAGCGGAATGGGAGTACGCCTGCCGGGGCGGCCTGGAAGGCAAAGAATTTGAGTGGGGTGATGATGCGCCTTCCGCTACTAACATCCGCGCCAACCTCTGGGAAGGGGAGTTTCCTTACAAAAACTACAAACGCGATGGCTATGAACTAAGTGCACCGGTAATGTCGTATAGCCCTAACCGTTATGGGCTCTATGATATGATCGGGAATGTGTGGGAATGGTGCAGTGACTGGTACCGGCCAGACACGTACGCGAAGAGCCAAGCCGGCGTCACTGATCCGCTGGGCCCTAAAGATGCTTATGACCCGGACGAGCCTTATGCACAAAAGAAAGTAATCCGCGGCGGCAGCTTTTTGTGCAATATTAATTACTGCGCCAGCTACCGGCCTTCTGCACGGATGAAAACAGATCCGTATACGGGAGAGAACCATACGGGGTTCCGGGCGGTGATGAGTGATGGTGATTGGAGGAGCAGTATGAAGCTGGTAGCAATGAAATAG
- a CDS encoding NUDIX domain-containing protein, translating to MPRHSAGILLYRYQAHMLEVLLVHPGGPFWARRDAGAWSIPKGEYEDNEDPETAARREFEEETGQPLTGKLLPLTPVRQKAGKIVQAYACEGQLDVNKIRPNTFSIEWPARSGRQQSFPEIDKAAWYTLAAAREKLLPAQLPLLDELAQKV from the coding sequence ATGCCCAGACACAGCGCCGGCATTCTTCTTTACCGCTACCAGGCCCATATGCTGGAAGTACTCCTGGTGCACCCGGGCGGTCCCTTCTGGGCCCGCAGGGATGCCGGCGCCTGGAGCATCCCCAAAGGGGAATATGAAGACAACGAAGATCCTGAAACCGCCGCCCGGCGGGAATTTGAAGAAGAAACCGGCCAGCCCCTCACCGGTAAGCTGCTGCCCCTTACCCCGGTAAGGCAGAAAGCCGGCAAAATAGTGCAGGCCTATGCCTGCGAGGGGCAGCTGGATGTGAACAAAATCCGCCCTAACACGTTTTCGATAGAATGGCCTGCGCGCTCCGGAAGACAGCAAAGCTTCCCGGAGATCGACAAGGCGGCCTGGTACACGCTGGCGGCAGCCCGTGAAAAGCTATTGCCCGCCCAGCTCCCCTTGCTCGATGAGCTGGCGCAAAAGGTGTGA
- a CDS encoding efflux RND transporter periplasmic adaptor subunit has translation MKQVFFFCLPVILLMASCGTSSPAPEETVNITPVKTAAVAMRSYVAPIICSGTIGSDKETRLSFKTGGIIARLNVEEGDAVHAGQLLGTLNLTEIHAQALQARQGYDKALRQQQRTRNLYNDSTATREELENSQTALDMAEQQLNIAKFNEQYAAIYANQSGRVLHKLMNTGEIAAPGQAVYVINSTNAADWVIRTGVADRDWARLKIGDTASLSLDAYPGKTLKAVLTERGEAADAATGTFPLKLKVLPGGIALASGLTAKISLYPSEAAPLAFVPVEAITEVNHTTAYVYTINADGKSVSRHAVNIACQLKDAVGVDKGLENISRVVTDGAAFLRENSFVKETK, from the coding sequence ATGAAACAGGTATTTTTCTTTTGTCTGCCCGTCATCCTGTTGATGGCATCCTGCGGAACCTCTTCACCCGCACCCGAAGAAACGGTAAACATCACGCCCGTAAAAACCGCTGCAGTGGCCATGCGCAGCTATGTGGCGCCCATCATATGCAGCGGCACCATCGGTTCTGATAAGGAAACCCGGCTCAGTTTTAAAACCGGTGGTATCATCGCCCGGTTGAATGTGGAAGAAGGTGATGCCGTGCACGCCGGCCAGTTGCTCGGTACCCTCAATCTCACAGAGATCCATGCGCAGGCGCTGCAAGCCAGGCAAGGTTATGATAAGGCCCTGCGCCAGCAGCAACGCACCCGTAATCTCTATAACGACAGCACCGCTACCCGCGAAGAGCTGGAAAACAGCCAGACCGCCCTGGATATGGCGGAGCAGCAACTGAATATCGCAAAGTTCAATGAACAATACGCCGCTATCTACGCCAATCAATCCGGCCGCGTACTGCATAAACTAATGAATACCGGCGAAATAGCGGCCCCCGGCCAGGCGGTGTATGTGATCAACAGCACCAATGCCGCAGACTGGGTGATCCGCACCGGCGTGGCAGACCGCGACTGGGCACGCCTGAAAATAGGGGATACCGCCTCGCTCTCGCTGGACGCTTATCCGGGCAAAACATTAAAGGCTGTGCTTACCGAGCGGGGAGAAGCCGCGGATGCGGCTACGGGTACCTTCCCCCTTAAGCTGAAGGTCCTGCCGGGCGGCATTGCCCTTGCCAGCGGGCTTACTGCCAAGATCAGCCTCTATCCTTCGGAAGCTGCGCCCCTGGCCTTTGTACCGGTAGAAGCCATCACGGAAGTAAACCACACTACCGCCTACGTATACACGATCAATGCGGATGGAAAATCTGTAAGCCGCCATGCAGTAAATATTGCCTGCCAGCTGAAAGATGCCGTGGGCGTGGATAAGGGCCTGGAAAATATCAGCCGGGTAGTAACAGACGGTGCGGCATTTCTCCGGGAAAACTCATTCGTTAAAGAAACCAAATAA